The Paracoccus sp. MA DNA segment GCGGGGGCGACCAGCATCCGCGCCGGGTCCAGCACCGCGAGTTCGGCGGCGACATGCCCCTTCAGCCGCGAATCGATCTTCTTCAGGACTGGCACGCCTGCGGGCAGCGCCGCCACGACCTGCGCCATCGCCTTGCGCGCCGCGTCCTTGGTGCCATCGCGCGAGCGGGTGCTGACCGCCATCACCTGCGCGCCGCTTGCCGCGACCGAGGCCACCGCCTCGGGCGACAGCGCGACCTGGACTGCCAGCCCGCGCCCGGCGAAGGGCGCGGCGCTGTCCAGCGCGCCGGTCAGGTCGTCGGCGATGATGCACAGCTTCATCGGCGCGCGCCCTAGAAAGCGGCGCGATAGATGGCCAGAACCTCCTTGGGCGTCATGTCGCGGGGGTTGTTGTCCATCAGGCGGCGGATGGCATGGGCGTCACTGGCGAAGCGGGGCAGCTGGTCCTCGGTCGCGCCATGCGCGGACAGCCGCATCTCGACCCCCAGATCCGCGCAGAAGGCATGGGCGCGGGTCAGAAGATCGCCTTCGCCAAGTCCCAGGGCGGCCACGATCTCGGCGGTCTTGGCCTGGGCCACGGGTTCGTTGAAGGCCAGCACATGCGGGAAGATGATCGCATTGGCCAGCCCGTGCGGCAGGTGCAGCAGCGTGCCAAGCGGATAGGACAGCGCATGTCCCGCCGCGGTGTTGACCGGGCCAAGGCAGATGCCGCCGTAGAAGGATGCCAGCATCATCCCCTCGCGCGCCTCGGTGTCGGAACCGTCGCGGACGGCGCGTGCAAGGTAGCGGCCGACGAGGCCGATCCCCATGCGGGCGAAGCCGTCGATCACCGGATGGGCGTTGCGGTTGGTGAAGGCCTCGACGCAATGGGCCATCGCGTCGATCCCAGTCGCGGCCGTCACCGCAGGCGGGACCGAGAAGGTCAGCTCGGGGTCCAGCACCGCCAGGTCGGCGATCAGATGCGGGCTTTCCACCGCGATCTTGTTGCCCTTGCCGGGATCGGTGATCAGCGCGCGGATGCCCGCCTCGGACCCGGTGCCCGCCGTGGTCGCGACCTGCACAAGGCCGGAGCGGCGCCCCGAGACCCGGTTCGGGCCGGCGACATCGGCCAGCGACTGCTCGCCGTCCCACATCGCCGCGACCAACTTGGCCACGTCCATGACCGAGCCGCCGCCAAGCCCGATCACCAGGTCGGGCCGGGCCTCGCGCGCGGCGGCGATGGCGGCGTCGAAGGTCGCGATGTCGGGCTCGCCCGGAATGGCGTCGAAGACCGAGACCTGGCCCGCAAGCCCCAGCCTGTCCGCGAAACCGGCGGTATGCGGGCTGGCGATGACCAGGACATTCCGCGCGTCATGCGCCCATGCGCCGGTGCGGGCCGAGGCGCCCGCACCGATTTCCAGCCGTTTCGGCTGATGCAGGGTGATGATGCGGCTCATGCTCATGCCTTGCTCTCCAATTCGTCCATGACGGCCCAGACCTTCGCGGCCTCGCCCTCGGAGAGGGGCGAGAAGGGTGGGTGCACGTTCATCCAGCCCATGTCGCCGCGGCGCCGGGCCAGCATGGTCTTGACGGTGGGAAGCTGGGTGTAGCTGTTGGTCAGGTTGCGCCACGCGACGATCACGTCCTGCGCGGCCTTCACCTCGGCGGCCTTCGCCGGGTCGTTCCAATGGTCGTAAACCACCCGCAATTCCCGCGCGACGAGGTTGGAACTGGCGGTGATGCAGCCCGCGCCGCCGCCTTGCAGGACCGGCAGCAGCAGCGGATCGGCCCCGGCCAGCACGGCGAAACCGGGGAAGCGGGCGGCCATCGCGTGCATGTTCTCGATCTTGCCGTCGCTGTCCTTGATGCCGATGACGGTATCGGGGAAGGCCTCGACCAGCATCGCGATCAATTCATGGCTGATCGGTACGCCGGTCAGCATCGGGATGTGGTAGAGGATCACCTTCAGCCGATCATCCGCGACCTTTTCGATGATCGAGGCATAGAAGCGGAACAGGCTTTCATCGCTGAAGGCAGTGTAATAGAAGGGCGGCAGCAGCACCACGCCCTTGACGCCCGCCTGCACCGCGTGGCGGGTCAGCTCGACCGCATCCGTCACCGCGCAGGACGAGGTGCCGGGCAGCATCTGGTCGGGCCGGGTGCCGCCGGCGATCGCGGCTTCCAGCAGGTCCATGCGCTCGCGCACGGAGAAGCTGTTCGCCTCGCCGGTCGAGCCCAGCATGGCGATGCCGTGGCAGCCTTCCTCGATCAGTGCCTTGGCATGGGCGCCGAACAGGGGCAGGTCGGGGGTGCCGTCGGCTTTCAGGGGCGTGGCGGCGGCGCAATAGACGCCCTCGATGGCGAAGCTCATCTCGATCCTCCGGAAACCAGTTTGCGGGCATAGGCGATGGCGGAATTCATGTTGCCGTGATCGGCGACGCCCTGGCCCGCGATGTCGAAGGCGGTGCCGTGATCGACCGAGGTGCGGTCGATGGGCAACTCGACCGAGACGTTCACCGCCGTGTCGAAAGCCACCAGCTTGATCGGGATATGGCCCTGGTCGTGATACTGCGCGACCACCAGGTCGAATGCGCCGGAATAGGCGCGGTGGAACACGGTATCGGCCGAGATCGGGCCGTAGGCGTCGATCCCCTCGGCGCGGGCGGCGGCGATGGCGGGGGCGATCTGGTCGGCGTCCTCGGTCCCGAACAGCCCGTTCTCGCCGCAATGGGGGTTGATCCCGGCGACCGCGATGCGTGGCGCACTGACGCCGATGCGCTTCAGATGGGCGTTGCCCGCGCGGATCGTGGCCAGCACCCGCTCGGTCGTGGCGCGGGCGATGGCGTCCTTCAGCGAAACATGGGTCGAGACATGGATGACCTTCAGCCGCTCGGACGCCAGCAGCATATAGGCGGCCTCGGCCCCTGTCAGGCTGCGCAACATGCCGGTATGGCCGTCATAGTGATGGCCGGCGGCGTTCAGCGCCTCCTTGTTGATGGGCGCGGTGACGATGCAGCCGATCCGGCCGGCCTGCGCGTCCTGGACGGCGCGTTCGATGAAGCGGAAGGCCGCGTCGCCCGCGACCGGGGACAGTTGCCCCCAGGGCAGGGGGGCGCCGTCATAGTCGATGTTCACCACCCGCTCGGCCAGGTCCAGCTCGATGCCTGCGACCGCCTTCGCGGCCTCCAGAGTGGCGCGGTTGCCATAGATCAGCGTCCGCGCCCGGTCCTCGGGCGACATGTCGGCCAGCGCCCTGACGCTGATCTCGGGGCCGACGCCGGCGGGGTCGCCCATGGTGATGCCGATGATGTCGCTCATGTCAGAGCCTCCGAAAGGCGGCTTTCCCAGCCAGGTTGCAGTTGCAGGTATTTGATGGCGCGGCGGTGGTAGGTATAGGCGAGGTGCAGGGTGCCGTCCGGGCCTTCCAGCAGCCAGGGATAGGACATTTCCTTGTTGCGCCCGTCGGTGGAATCGTTCGAGGTGCAGGTGCCCGGCCCGTCCTCGACCAGGTAACGCCGCGGGAAGGTTCGCCCGCCGTCGCTGGAGATGCAGATCGTCACCGGCGCGCGCGGTACGCCCCAGATCGGGGTGCAGCCGCCTGCGGGATCGGCGTCCGGGCGGTCGTCCT contains these protein-coding regions:
- a CDS encoding iron-containing alcohol dehydrogenase encodes the protein MSMSRIITLHQPKRLEIGAGASARTGAWAHDARNVLVIASPHTAGFADRLGLAGQVSVFDAIPGEPDIATFDAAIAAAREARPDLVIGLGGGSVMDVAKLVAAMWDGEQSLADVAGPNRVSGRRSGLVQVATTAGTGSEAGIRALITDPGKGNKIAVESPHLIADLAVLDPELTFSVPPAVTAATGIDAMAHCVEAFTNRNAHPVIDGFARMGIGLVGRYLARAVRDGSDTEAREGMMLASFYGGICLGPVNTAAGHALSYPLGTLLHLPHGLANAIIFPHVLAFNEPVAQAKTAEIVAALGLGEGDLLTRAHAFCADLGVEMRLSAHGATEDQLPRFASDAHAIRRLMDNNPRDMTPKEVLAIYRAAF
- the pdxA gene encoding 4-hydroxythreonine-4-phosphate dehydrogenase PdxA, which translates into the protein MSDIIGITMGDPAGVGPEISVRALADMSPEDRARTLIYGNRATLEAAKAVAGIELDLAERVVNIDYDGAPLPWGQLSPVAGDAAFRFIERAVQDAQAGRIGCIVTAPINKEALNAAGHHYDGHTGMLRSLTGAEAAYMLLASERLKVIHVSTHVSLKDAIARATTERVLATIRAGNAHLKRIGVSAPRIAVAGINPHCGENGLFGTEDADQIAPAIAAARAEGIDAYGPISADTVFHRAYSGAFDLVVAQYHDQGHIPIKLVAFDTAVNVSVELPIDRTSVDHGTAFDIAGQGVADHGNMNSAIAYARKLVSGGSR
- a CDS encoding dihydrodipicolinate synthase family protein, with translation MSFAIEGVYCAAATPLKADGTPDLPLFGAHAKALIEEGCHGIAMLGSTGEANSFSVRERMDLLEAAIAGGTRPDQMLPGTSSCAVTDAVELTRHAVQAGVKGVVLLPPFYYTAFSDESLFRFYASIIEKVADDRLKVILYHIPMLTGVPISHELIAMLVEAFPDTVIGIKDSDGKIENMHAMAARFPGFAVLAGADPLLLPVLQGGGAGCITASSNLVARELRVVYDHWNDPAKAAEVKAAQDVIVAWRNLTNSYTQLPTVKTMLARRRGDMGWMNVHPPFSPLSEGEAAKVWAVMDELESKA